Proteins encoded in a region of the Sugiyamaella lignohabitans strain CBS 10342 chromosome B, complete sequence genome:
- the TSR1 gene encoding Tsr1p (Protein required for processing of 20S pre-rRNA in the cytoplasm; associates with pre-40S ribosomal particles; inhibits the premature association of 60S subunits with assembling 40S subunits in the cytoplasm; similar to Bms1p; relocalizes from nucleus to cytoplasm upon DNA replication stress; GO_component: GO:0030686 - 90S preribosome [Evidence IDA] [PMID 12150911]; GO_component: GO:0005737 - cytoplasm [Evidence IEA,IEA]; GO_component: GO:0005737 - cytoplasm [Evidence IDA] [PMID 15167894]; GO_component: GO:0005737 - cytoplasm [Evidence IDA] [PMID 22842922]; GO_component: GO:0005730 - nucleolus [Evidence IEA]; GO_component: GO:0005730 - nucleolus [Evidence IDA] [PMID 11565749]; GO_component: GO:0005730 - nucleolus [Evidence IDA] [PMID 15167894]; GO_component: GO:0005634 - nucleus [Evidence IEA,IEA]; GO_component: GO:0005634 - nucleus [Evidence IDA] [PMID 22842922]; GO_function: GO:0043021 - ribonucleoprotein complex binding [Evidence IDA] [PMID 15167894]; GO_process: GO:0006364 - rRNA processing [Evidence IMP] [PMID 12089522]; GO_process: GO:0042254 - ribosome biogenesis [Evidence IEA,IEA]; GO_process: GO:0042254 - ribosome biogenesis [Evidence IMP] [PMID 11565749]), whose product MAGHSHRPSVKNGHKPFKSKHASKSALKTRTKGKVEKEGNIKGRVHVMSKQERRNTANQLRSKKVIEVSETKKIFDGRNSAPKIVTVIPLSEDCDPSSVVYLLNEAASDNANSVVVENPGSTTIFIDRFKQKLRYIIPKRNFIDVLDAAKVADFVIFVLSSSTEVDELGESYIRSIESQGVSNCIAVINPGISDVGNTKKQTDVRGSLLSYFTHFFPTTEKIYAPEISAEALNVTRLLCQKFPSGVGWRDARPYILAESVGFDRDTNSLTVEGYLRGKGLNADRLVHIPGFGDYQIEKIVDSSIVPKHKQEPMEEDERILAVPSENQENLEELVPVDEDMDSNDFETQTMEDQQLGVRLDGHHYFTRQDLHEDYDSEAEESYKRSKPLPSGTSEYQATWIIDNEEDEANDEEQADDAMLSDSEMHELNGEEDSFGASRTTQSEYAPSEAGDVQSELFVDLSAEEESRQLEEFRARAKEDLDFPDEIEIPPNVSARERLHRYRGLKNLRTCTWDVNEKDPRAPEEWSGLTRIANFKATRNRVAKQTVLEAQVQPGARVKLFIRAPEFIASSFTGESVFVVYGLLQHEHQLSVVNLSITPNSEYAEPVASKDALILQCGPRRLVIRPLFSQAGSNASNNVYKYERFLQPGRSSTATVIAPITMGNVPVLYFKQNASSFDLVGTGSVMDTNVSRILAKRVILTGHPLKIHKKLVTIRYMFFNPEDILWFKAVPLFTKLGRSGYIKESLGTHGYFKATFDGKITSQDTVGMALYKRVWPRASTLWTM is encoded by the coding sequence ATGGCAGGCCATTCTCATAGGCCAAGTGTCAAAAATGGACACAAGCCATTCAAGTCAAAGCATGCTAGTAAGAGTGCTCTAAAAACCCGCACTAAGGGCAAAGTTGAGAAAGAAGGCAATATTAAGGGCAGAGTTCATGTAATGTCTAAGCAAGAGCGAAGAAATACTGCCAATCAACTTCGAAGCAAAAAGGTCATTGAGGTCTCGGagaccaaaaaaatcttTGACGGCCGTAATTCTGCACCTAAAATCGTAACCGTTATTCCTTTGTCCGAAGACTGTGACCCTAGTTCTGTTGTCTATCTCCTTAACGAAGCTGCGTCTGACAATGCTAATTCGGTCGTGGTCGAGAACCCTGGATCCACTACTATTTTCATTGACAGATTTAAACAGAAATTGCGATATATCATTCCCAAAAGAAACTTTATTGATGTCCTAGACGCGGCGAAGGTTGCTGATTTTGTCATCTTTGTACTTTCGTCGTCCACAGAAGTTGATGAGTTGGGCGAGTCTTACATCCGTTCAATTGAATCTCAAGGTGTCTCCAACTGTATTGCAGTCATAAATCCTGGTATTTCAGATGTTGGTAATACCAAGAAACAAACTGATGTTCGAGGTTCACTACTGAGCTACTTCACGCACTTCTTCCCCACGACAGAAAAGATTTATGCCCCTGAGATCAGTGCTGAAGCATTGAATGTTACTCGTTTATTATGTCAAAAGTTTCCTAGCGGAGTTGGCTGGAGAGATGCTAGACCCTATATTTTAGCTGAATCTGTTGGCTTTGACCGAGATACCAATAGCCTTACAGTCGAAGGATATTTGAGAGGAAAAGGTTTGAATGCTGATCGCTTGGTTCATATTCCCGGATTTGGTGATTAtcaaattgaaaagattgtCGACAGTTCCATCGTTCCTAAACATAAACAGGAACCTATGGAGGAGGATGAAAGAATCCTTGCAGTTCCTTCGGAAAACCAGGAGAATTTGGAAGAACTGGTGCCTGTCGATGAAGATATGGACTCTAACGATTTTGAAACTCAGACTATGGAGGATCAACAGTTAGGTGTTCGCTTGGATGGCCATCACTATTTTACTCGTCAAGACTTGCACGAAGACTACGACAGTGAGGCTGAGGAGTCATACAAACGATCCAAGCCATTGCCATCTGGCACTTCTGAATATCAAGCAACTTGGATCATTGAtaacgaagaagatgaagctaATGATGAAGAGCAGGCTGATGACGCTATGTTATCAGACTCTGAAATGCATGAACTCAATGGCGAGGAAGACAGTTTTGGCGCATCTAGAACAACTCAGTCGGAATACGCACCCAGCGAGGCAGGTGATGTACAAAGTGAGTTATTCGTTGATCTTAGcgctgaagaagagagcAGACAATTAGAAGAATTTAGAGCTAGAGCTAAGGAAGACCTTGATTTCCCAGACGAGATTGAAATCCCTCCTAATGTGAGTGCCAGAGAACGTCTCCACAGGTATAGAGGTCTTAAGAATTTGCGGACTTGTACCTGGGATGTCAATGAAAAAGATCCTCGCGCTCCTGAAGAATGGTCAGGGTTAACCCGCATTGCCAATTTCAAGGCCACTAGAAACAGAGTAGCAAAGCAAACTGTTTTGGAAGCTCAGGTGCAACCTGGTGCAAGAgttaaattatttattagagCCCCCGAGTTTATTGCATCTTCATTCACTGGTGAGagtgtttttgttgtttatGGACTATTACAGCACGAACACCAGCTGTCAGTTGTAAATCTATCCATCACCCCTAACAGCGAATACGCTGAACCGGTCGCATCCAAGGATGCCCTCATTCTCCAATGTGGTCCCAGAAGGCTTGTTATCCGCCCACTTTTCAGCCAAGCTGGATCCAATGCATCGAATAACGTTTACAAGTATGAACGCTTCCTTCAGCCTGGCAGATCCTCAACAGCTACAGTTATTGCCCCAATCACCATGGGTAATGTACCTGTTTTATATTTCAAACAAAATGCATCATCTTTTGACCTTGTAGGAACTGGTAGTGTTATGGATACAAATGTTTCGCGTATTCTTGCTAAGAGGGTCATTCTCACTGGACATCCATTGAAGATTCACAAAAAGCTTGTCACTATCAGGTACATGTTTTTCAATCCGGAGGATATTCTGTGGTTCAAGGCCGTGCCTCTATTCACCAAGCTGGGACGTTCTGGTTATATCAAAGAGAGTCTTGGTACTCATGGATACTTCAAGGCCACCTTCGACGGCAAAATCACATCACAGGACACTGTTGGTATGGCGCTTTACAAACGTGTCTGGCCTCGTGCTTCTACTCTCTGGACTATGTAA
- the SSY5 gene encoding Ssy5p (Serine protease of SPS plasma membrane amino acid sensor system; contains an inhibitory domain that dissociates in response to extracellular amino acids, freeing a catalytic domain to activate transcription factor Stp1p; other members are Ssy1p and Ptr3p; GO_component: GO:0019897 - extrinsic component of plasma membrane [Evidence IDA] [PMID 11154269]; GO_component: GO:0016020 - membrane [Evidence IEA]; GO_component: GO:0005886 - plasma membrane [Evidence IEA,IEA]; GO_function: GO:0003824 - catalytic activity [Evidence IEA]; GO_function: GO:0016787 - hydrolase activity [Evidence IEA]; GO_function: GO:0008233 - peptidase activity [Evidence IEA]; GO_function: GO:0004252 - serine-type endopeptidase activity [Evidence IMP,ISS] [PMID 16524914]; GO_function: GO:0004252 - serine-type endopeptidase activity [Evidence IDA] [PMID 16778074]; GO_process: GO:0016485 - protein processing [Evidence IMP] [PMID 16524914]; GO_process: GO:0016485 - protein processing [Evidence IDA] [PMID 16778074]; GO_process: GO:0006508 - proteolysis [Evidence IEA]; GO_process: GO:0043200 - response to amino acid [Evidence IGI,IMP] [PMID 11154269]) → MPNPYKGLLTSWRHPSEKGESSRRSSTEQASQPDLNNDADTTGTPSSISSPQTIPNPNQSLLSLPSLGNFDPSDDDIYTSMSPNTVAPFPPSTDGSGTAAGSSTGPFSTSIQRQVPTQISHWENVSSSSASIASSKPSTISTVQSSMFSRNAPTFGTVSSYGSSAASGFGRKGGLEFSAAIAEEGSLSTSSEGRNVMRVVDPDEMNSLVDDVNSLRTRGSNFGPHSSSPHQPRTAVIPTRSLLPDVSTSNVSTSALSDHSYWPERGSSVSSSWSSAGAAGGSGGSGGGSFGRPNVRRPLTAQDELKDLADSLTQLMEQTMSRTIDVSRAAVSVNQLLRQTLTSPLLENIPENEITLHSTPSLTRIIKVSFNFTDNLLLSPVFQPIKMFILRALHSLGVHLKLVPPVIGTVPHPKNFAIGSIPELPGQNTVEALINAVAANDSNGISEQDGAFIAPILRGFSPDFSVLSLSFGFPQREQHHVDNTAALYDISRDIHFYSQKSSIRVCSDVATASTSTQVPGSFNTTPHQSAHFIPPYRVPVNSKSPPISISLATETATNLSGTLGGYVYPKIDPSDPNLAEYAKSTFAITCAHVCLSESRGSPHPFVSVPSPVLVNIYKSALVRERNKYPANSQEHQEYEVAINQLTSKTTEKPHEPFGQVVWGERTVVNGSISDIAIIKCSPKMKCRNFLGDDISFAQYDPGLMFGNLHIKRIIRKLHPGMNVFKYGSTSKYTTGKLNGTRMVYWADGKLQSSEFVVCSESPVFASGGDSGAWVLQKSEDMQDDDDTYSGSDHDSTLTSRSTGGPCLGVLGMLHSYDGERKEFGLFTPIESILNRLHEVTHIKWGVVGVPDSESEDLLIGGSESSDSGDDVSDTDPVSVV, encoded by the coding sequence ATGCCTAATCCCTATAAAGGCTTATTAACCAGCTGGAGACACCCGTCTGAGAAAGGCGAGTCTAGTCGAAGGTCTTCCACGGAACAAGCGAGTCAGCCGGACTTGAACAATGACGCTGATACTACCGGTACCCCTTCGTCTATCTCTTCGCCGCAGACTATACCGAATCCAAATCAGAGTCTGTTATCTCTACCCTCACTTGGTAATTTTGACCCatcagatgatgatatttatacGTCTATGAGTCCCAATACTGTGGCACCTTTTCCACCAAGTACTGATGGCTCCGGTACTGCTGCAGGATCCAGTACAGGTCCATTCTCAACATCGATTCAAAGACAGGTCCCGACACAGATTTCGCATTGGGAGAACGTTTCCTCCTCAAGTGCATCTATTGCATCTAGTAAGCCTTCGACTATTAGTACTGTTCAGTCAAGTATGTTCTCCAGGAATGCACCAACTTTTGGTACCGTGTCTAGTTACGGGTCGTCAGCTGCTAGTGGATTTGGACGTAAAGGTGGTCTTGAATTTTCAGCTGCTATCGCTGAAGAGGGCTCTTTGTCCACTTCATCAGAGGGCAGAAACGTTATGAGAGTTGTGGACCCAGATGAAATGAATTCTTTGGTAGACGACGTTAATTCCCTTAGAACCCGAGGTTCAAACTTCGGACCGCATTCATCCTCTCCTCATCAACCTAGGACGGCGGTAATCCCCACTAGAAGTCTTTTGCCAGATGTTTCTACTTCCAACGTGTCAACTTCTGCTCTCTCGGACCATTCTTATTGGCCCGAACGGGGCAGCTCTGTTTCCTCATCATGGTCTTCTGCTGGAGCTGCCGGTGGTAGTGGCGGCTCCGGAGGAGGGTCCTTTGGTCGTCCGAATGTTCGAAGACCATTAACTGCCCAAGACGAACTTAAGGATCTTGCTGATAGTTTGACTCAGCTAATGGAGCAAACAATGTCTCGAACGATTGATGTATCCAGAGCTGCGGTATCAGTAAATCAGCTACTGAGACAAACTCTAACATCTCCTCTCCTAGAGAATATTCCTGAAAATGAGATAACACTTCACTCCACCCCTTCTCTTACTCGCATCATTAAAGTTTCATTTAATTTCACTGacaatcttcttctgtccCCGGTATTCCAGCCCATCAAGATGTTTATATTAAGGGCACTTCATAGTTTAGGCGTTCACCTTAAGCTTGTTCCTCCAGTAATAGGAACTGTCCCTCATCCAAAGAACTTTGCGATTGGATCTATCCCTGAATTACCAGGACAGAATACTGTTGAAGCTTTGATTAATGCGGTTGCAGCAAATGATTCTAACGGTATATCCGAACAAGATGGTGCATTTATTGCTCCTATATTACGTGGGTTTTCTCCTGACTTTTCTGTTCTATCACTCTCTTTTGGATTTCCTCAACGGGAACAGCACCATGTTGATAACACGGCAGCTCTGTACGACATTTCAAGGGACATCCATTTTTATTCACAGAAGAGCTCTATCAGGGTATGTTCTGATGTAGCTACCGCATCTACGTCCACTCAAGTACCAGGTAGTTTCAATACGACACCTCATCAATCCGCTCATTTCATTCCGCCATATAGAGTGCCAGTGAATAGTAAGAGTCCACCAATTTCGATTTCTCTTGCTACTGAGACTGCAACTAATCTAAGTGGTACTCTCGGAGGATATGTATATCCTAAGATCGATCCTTCAGATCCCAACTTGGCCGAGTACGCGAAGTCGACCTTTGCGATTACATGTGCCCATGTTTGTCTCTCAGAGTCCCGTGGTTCTCCCCATCCATTCGTATCTGTTCCTTCTCCAGTTCTTGTCAACATTTATAAAAGTGCCTTAGTACGAGAGCGCAACAAGTACCCTGCGAATAGTCAAGAGCACCAAGAGTATGAAGTGgcaatcaatcaattgacTTCCAAAACAACGGAGAAGCCGCATGAGCCATTTGGACAAGTAGTATGGGGTGAGCGCACCGTGGTCAATGGATCTATTTCGGATATTGCTATTATTAAATGTAGTCCTAAGATGAAATGCAGGAACTTTTTGGGTGACGATATCTCGTTTGCCCAGTACGATCCAGGGCTCATGTTTGGCAACCTTCACATCAAAAGGATCATTCGAAAGCTACATCCTGGTATGAATGTTTTTAAATATGGAAGCACCTCAAAATATACTACTGGTAAACTCAATGGAACGCGCATGGTATATTGGGCGGATGGAAAATTGCAATCTAGTGAATTCGTCGTATGTTCTGAATCCCCTGTATTTGCTTCAGGAGGAGATTCGGGAGCTTGGGTTTTGCAGAAGAGCGAAGACATGcaagatgatgacgatacCTACTCTGGATCTGACCATGATTCCACTCTTACAAGTCGTAGCACTGGTGGGCCCTGTCTTGGTGTATTAGGAATGTTACATTCTTATGATGGCGAACGTAAAGAATTTGGATTGTTTACCCCCATCGAGTCGATCCTTAATAGACTACATGAGGTAACACATATAAAATGGGGTGTGGTAGGAGTTCCTGACAGTGAGTCTGAGGATCTGTTGATTGGAGGAAGTGAAAGTAGTGATTCAGGGGATGATGTTAGTGATACTGATcctgtttctgttgtttgA
- the RRP6 gene encoding exosome nuclease subunit RRP6 gives MSEDQNKKVLSALISTIRNASKVASQDIAFYKSLDKTLEQSSEEVSNRLLGLVNRLVASVSPGEVETLTVAQDINTHWKDLSNVIDTLFEKTDISLDALKKSKSGSSVQKNGIAIGSNAKEATKKVDGAASDSVIHHSKDLPKPQLNFKRPINNSKNLPFKPLLTSKPHSLVPFDESIKFVDGELEEDSDNTQLASHYSQPYENEIANQPYPDMIVRDPIPSKSWEGTEAIYVDTVETLQGMLEELKKSSEIAVDLEHHDYRSYYGIVCLMQISNRQTDWIVDTLVLREELQILNEVFTDPNIIKVLHGAYMDIMWLQRDFGLYIVSLFDTFCASKALGLPKHGLAYLLETHANFLTSKKYQLADWRIRPLPSPMLSYARSDTHFLLNIFDQLRNRLVANDILHIVLKESREVAGQRYEYPGYGHSIEDQCQSILIKYRLSRSQQIVLRDLYEWRDNVARRADESQRFIVPNHFLVGLSISQPTTVAGILSVSSGVTSHVRASAVELAKIIESSKARIEDDLEEETQVSNDEPHMVSDVSTVEDYDQYIEKYEAVVERQKGLFSSSRIGSALEKLRDTQSKFFTCIINPASLDPVTYSKRSQMVRDRLDLYVSVPPDSDMSDIDIEGDLDEEIGVSSGVGTEANGETEVMETLETAVSEDNVNESSDIFESSDSNKRKDREVDIEEGALITIKKKTKRSKRRKLKVLDEKEVEGDENLDGTRYEETDQSAQSFGDVPFNAFDFKSAPAVLNKPQKAVDKRKLAKDKQRGRKDTSSVAFNPYGDVSDATPKGARRISRPSGGQTFTFKKKR, from the coding sequence ATGTCCGAAgaccaaaacaaaaaagtgCTGTCTGCGCTTATTTCCACGATTAGGAATGCCAGTAAAGTTGCATCTCAGGATATAGCATTTTATAAGTCCTTAGACAAGACTCTTGAGCAATCTTCAGAAGAGGTTTCTAACAGGCTACTTGGTTTGGTAAATCGTCTTGTTGCGAGTGTGAGTCCAGGCGAAGTAGAGACCTTGACAGTTGCCCAAGATATCAACACACATTGGAAGGATCTAAGCAACGTAATTGATACTTTGTTCGAGAAAACTGATATTTCTTTAGATGCCCtgaaaaaatcaaagagtGGCAGCAGTGTTCAAAAGAATGGCATTGCAATTGGCTCGAATGCCAAAGAAGCGACCAAGAAGGTAGATGGTGCCGCTTCGGATAGTGTCATTCATCATTCCAAAGATTTGCCGAAACCTCAGCTGAATTTTAAGAGACCGATCAACAACTCCAAGAATCTTCCTTTCAAGCCGTTATTAACCTCGAAGCCACACTCTTTAGTTCCTTTTGACGAATCTATCAAGTTTGTCGATGGTGAACTAGAAGAAGACTCCGATAATACCCAGCTAGCATCTCATTATTCACAACCCTACGAGAATGAAATTGCTAACCAGCCATATCCAGATATGATAGTACGTGATCCTATCCCTTCCAAGAGCTGGGAGGGTACAGAGGCTATTTATGTCGACACCGTTGAAACATTGCAAGGCATGTTGgaagaattaaaaaaatcttCAGAAATTGCTGTTGACCTTGAGCATCACGACTACCGATCGTATTATGGAATCGTCTGTTTGATGCAAATAAGCAACCGCCAGACTGATTGGATTGTCGACACTCTTGTTCTACGTGAAGAGCTGCAAATACTGAATGAGGTGTTTACCGATCCAAACATTATAAAAGTTCTTCATGGTGCCTATATGGATATCATGTGGCTGCAGAGAGATTTTGGTCTGTACATTGTCAGTCTATTTGACACATTTTGTGCTTCCAAGGCCCTTGGACTACCTAAACATGGTCttgcttatttattagaaacTCATGCAAATTTTTTGACTTCCAAAAAGTATCAACTGGCTGACTGGAGGATCAGACCTCTCCCGAGTCCAATGTTAAGTTATGCAAGGTCTGATACTCATTTTTTGCTCAACATTTTTGATCAACTGCGGAATAGATTGGTTGCCAATGATATACTTCATATCGTCTTGAAGGAATCGAGGGAGGTAGCTGGTCAAAGATATGAGTATCCAGGATACGGCCACAGTATAGAAGACCAGTGTCAATCCATATTGATCAAATACAGACTATCTCGCAGCCAGCAAATTGTTCTCAGAGATTTGTATGAATGGCGAGACAATGTTGCACGCCGAGCAGATGAAAGTCAGAGGTTTATAGTTCCAAACCACTTTTTGGTAGGATTAAGCATTTCACAACCCACAACCGTAGCTGGTATTTTAAGTGTATCCAGTGGTGTTACAAGTCATGTCCGCGCCTCAGCTGTCGAACTGGCTAAGATTATTGAAAGCTCAAAGGCTCGAATTGAAGATGATCTAGAGGAGGAAACACAAGTCTCTAATGATGAGCCCCACATGGTTTCTGATGTCAGCACTGTAGAGGATTATGATCAATACATTGAGAAATACGAGGCTGTTGTAGAGAGACAAAAAGGATTGTTCAGTAGTAGCAGAATTGGATCTGCCCTTGAGAAACTGCGGGACACCCAATCAAAATTTTTTACTTGCATAATTAATCCAGCATCTCTTGATCCCGTAACATATTCCAAGCGGTCTCAGATGGTCAGGGATAGGTTGGACTTGTATGTGTCTGTACCACCTGATAGCGATATGAGCGACATTGATATTGAAGGAGATCTTGACGAAGAAATAGGGGTCAGCTCTGGGGTTGGTACAGAGGCAAATGGTGAAACAGAGGTGATGGAAACTCTTGAAACAGCAGTTTCTGAGGATAATGTTAATGAGTCGAGTGATATCTTTGAGTCTTCAGATTCTAATAAGCGTAAAGATCGTGAGGttgatattgaagaagGTGCGCTAATAactatcaagaaaaagacaaaGCGATCAAAGCGTCGAAAGCTCAAGGTCCTGGATGAAAAAGAGGTCGAAGGTGATGAAAACCTAGATGGCACACGGTATGAAGAAACAGATCAAAGCGCCCAAAGCTTTGGAGACGTTCCCTTTAATgcttttgatttcaaatCTGCCCCAGCTGTGCTCAACAAACCTCAAAAGGCTGTTGACAAAAGAAAGCTTGCTAAAGACAAGCAACGTGGCCGCAAGGACACATCAAGCGTAGCTTTCAATCCTTACGGAGATGTTTCTGATGCAACACCGAAGGGGGCGCGCAGAATCTCCAGGCCAAGTGGTGGCCAGACATTCACCTTCAAAAAGAAGCGCTAG
- the ENV7 gene encoding putative serine/threonine protein kinase ENV7 — protein MSYISDFFDSFASCLTCFQSPALRINNRKFKIVKLLGEGGFSYVYLVQDIRSDQLFALKKIRCPFGQESIRAAMREIEAYKLFKSDYIIRAVDSAVVQEKDGSKTVYILLPYFEEGNLQDKINDNLIDGSSFKEQELVQLIIDICKGLRVMHNHHGTVRDISSQDAFLDRISETDTYVIGQEEEEEEDDDDDDDDDDDEGDNGIDTQTEGEDDNDGGTNGGPLARGGDGSEQAKNKKRDYSRNSSNTNVSSHESHALLLNPDDTDGVNDDLPEGSTPLTEIIPFAHRDIKPANIMISHTTGKPVLMDLGSCSKARVHLRTRQQALELQDLAAEHCTLPYRAPELFDVKTNSSVDERVDIWSLGCSIFALMYSASPFELQNSETGANLSMAIINGQYKFPTTPVYSDKLKDLVKMCLTVSPTDRPTIDQVLEAAEALAQ, from the coding sequence ATGTCATACATTTCTGACTTTTTCGACAGTTTTGCGTCATGCTTGACTTGTTTTCAATCGCCAGCTCTACGCATTAACAACCGCAAGTTCAAAATCGTTAAATTACTCGGTGAAGGTGGGTTCTCGTATGTTTACCTCGTGCAAGATATCCGATCAGACCAGCTGTTtgctttgaagaagattcgTTGCCCATTTGGACAAGAGTCCATTCGAGCGGCAATGAGGGAAATTGAAGCGTATAAGCTTTTCAAGAGTGACTATATTATTCGAGCGGTGGACAGCGCCGTAGTGCAAGAGAAAGATGGGTCTAAGACAGTATATATCCTGCTACCATATTTCGAAGAAGGCAATTTACAGGACAAAATCAATGACAACCTGATAGATGGCTCATCTTTCAAAGAGCAAGAACTAGTACAATTGATAATAGACATCTGTAAAGGATTACGGGTTATGCATAACCATCATGGTACTGTCAGAGATATTTCATCTCAAGATGCTTTTTTAGATCGTATCAGCGAGACAGATACATATGTTATTggccaagaagaagaagaagaagaagatgatgatgatgatgatgatgatgatgacgacgagggGGACAATGGCATTGACACTCAAACCGAGGGTGAAGACGACAACGATGGAGGTACTAATGGCGGACCATTGGCACGAGGAGGAGATGGCAGTGAACAAGCtaagaacaagaaaagagaTTACTCAAGAAATTCAAGTAACACAAACGTGTCGTCACATGAATCACATGCTCTGCTGCTCAACCCAGACGATACAGATGGTGTCAATGACGACCTTCCAGAAGGAAGCACGCCGCTGACGGAAATAATTCCTTTTGCCCATCGAGATATCAAACCAGCCAATATTATGATTAGTCATACTACTGGAAAACCCGTGCTCATGGATCTTGGCTCTTGCTCAAAAGCACGGGTCCACTTACGGACACGGCAACAAGCACTAGAACTACAAGATCTGGCGGCAGAGCATTGTACACTCCCATACCGCGCTCCAGAGCTGTTTGACGTCAAGACAAACTCCTCGGTTGATGAACGAGTAGACATTTGGAGTCTCGGATGCTCCATTTTTGCATTAATGTACAGTGCGTCACCCTTTGAGCTCCAGAACTCAGAGACTGGTGCTAACCTTAGTATGGCCATTATCAATGGTCAATACAAATTTCCAACCACGCCAGTCTACTCCGACAAACTCAAAGATCTCGTCAAGATGTGTTTGACAGTGTCGCCTACTGACCGGCCAACCATCGATCAGGTTCtggaagcggcagaagcTCTCGCTCAATAA